The genomic DNA GGCGAGGGCGAGGCCCAGCAGCCCGGCCCCGAGGTTGGAGTAGCGGAACCGCCGGCCCGGGACGGCGCCGAGCCGGGTGCGGGCCAGGCCGTCCAGCAGCCGGTCGGCGGTGCAGCCGGCGTACGGGTCGGGTGCGTGCGGGCGGAGCAGGGCGCCGAGCAGCATGCCCTTCGGGAGGCGGGGCAGGCCGGAGGTGTGGGTGGCGAGGTCGCGCAGGGTGATCGGTACGCCGTCGCGGGCGGGGACGCGGGCCCCGGCCGGGAGCAGGTCGGCGAGCGGTTCGTCGAGGGCGGTGGCGCCGGCCACGGTGAGCCGGGCGAGCGCGAGCGCGGTGAACACCTTGGTGACCGAGCCGATCTCGAACACCGTGTCCGGGCCGGGCGCCGCACCGTCGGGGCCGCCCGTGCGGCCGGCGCCGCGGATCTCGGTCGCGCCGCCCGCGACGGCGGCCACCACCACGCCCGCCCGCTGCTCGGCGAGCCGGTCGGCGGTGTGCTGCACGAGGTCACCCAGGTCCGTCATGTCCGCCACGCTAGCCGCGACCGGGTGCGGCCGGGATCACCCGGCGGGTCGATCCGGCGGGCCGCCGCCTCCTCCGCGCGGCGTACGCGGCCCCCGGCCGACCGGCCGGGGAAACCGACCCGGTGACCGGCCGGGCGTCCGGTCGGCATTCGGCCGCCGTTCGGCCGGTCGGGGCGGGTTGGCGCATTTCCGGCGGGCACCCCGGAAATCAGCGCCGCGCGCGGCCGGGGAGTTCCCGGAATGTCCGTCAGAACCGGTGTCCGCCCAGGTCGGAGGGGACTGTCAGTGCCGCACCGTAGTGTGGAACCAACGTCGGAGGGGGCGCCGAAAAGGCGTTGGGAAGGGGTATTTCCATGGTTTCCAAGAAGATCAAGCACAAGGTCAACCACGTCTCCCTGGTGGTGGACAATTCCGGGTCGATGCGCAAGCACGAGGCGCAGCTCGTCCGGGTGGTGGACGAGTTCGTGAAGGGCCTCCAGGAGGAGTCCGACCGCCTCGGCCACGAGACCCGGATCAGCCTCTACTCCTTCGACCACGAGGTGGAGAACCTGGTCTGGGACATGGACGTCAAGCACCTGCCGTCCCTGCGGGGCCTCTACCGGGTCGACAACGGCGCGACGGCGCTGATCGAGGCGGCCGTGAAGTCCATCGACGACCTCAAGAACATCTGGGAGGGGTACGGCGAGCACTCCTTCCTCCAGGTCGTCGTCACCGACGGCGAGGAGAACGCCTCGGGCTGCTCGGAGACCGGCCAGATGCACGTCCGGATGGGCGGCAAGCGGGGCGCCGCGGTCCTCGACAAGTGGCTCGGCCGGATCCGCGGCGCGATGGACGCGCTGCCGGACCACTGGACGTCGGCGATCCTGGTGCCCAACTCGCTGGCCAAGCGCACCGCCCAGGAGTACGGCTTCCCCGCGGGCAACATCGCGATCTGGGACGCGGACTCCACCCAGGGCGTCGAGGAGGCGATCGGCACCGTCAAGTCGGCCGCCACCAGCTTCCTGCGCGGCCGCGAGCAGGGCGTCCGCGGCACCAAGAACCTCTTCGCCATGGGTCAGGACCTGAGCGCGGCCGACGTGAAGGCCAACCTCGACGCGCTGGACAACGGCAAGTACATCCTCATCCCGGTCGACCAGCAGTCGCCGATCCGCGAGTTCGTCACCAGCGCCGGCCACGCGTACAAGACCGGCTGCGCCTTCTACGAGCTCTCCAAGCGCGAGAAGATCCAGGGCAACAAGCAGCTCGCCGTGGCGGAGAAGGACCCGGCCACCGGCCGGATGACGGGCCGGGTGTTCTCGGGCCCGGCGGCCCGTCAGCTCCTCGGCCTGCCGCAGGCGGAGGCCACGGTGAAGCCGGGCGACAACCCGTCCTACACCGTGTTCGTCCAGTCGACCTCCGTCAACCGCAAGCTGGTGACGGGCACCAAGCTGCTCGTGC from Kitasatospora terrestris includes the following:
- a CDS encoding serine hydrolase domain-containing protein; amino-acid sequence: MTDLGDLVQHTADRLAEQRAGVVVAAVAGGATEIRGAGRTGGPDGAAPGPDTVFEIGSVTKVFTALALARLTVAGATALDEPLADLLPAGARVPARDGVPITLRDLATHTSGLPRLPKGMLLGALLRPHAPDPYAGCTADRLLDGLARTRLGAVPGRRFRYSNLGAGLLGLALARRAGGTYGDLVGGLITGPLGLTDTRLDSDPARTAQGHSARLRPVPHWHLADLAGAGGLRSTGADLARFLQEQLDPGRGESAEAIALTRTVEHPVAPVAAVHLGWMSLRLHPRQGGHRRYWHNGGTGGFTSYLGFDPERGVGVLALANTARPVDSAAELLTELQGAA
- a CDS encoding vWA domain-containing protein; its protein translation is MVSKKIKHKVNHVSLVVDNSGSMRKHEAQLVRVVDEFVKGLQEESDRLGHETRISLYSFDHEVENLVWDMDVKHLPSLRGLYRVDNGATALIEAAVKSIDDLKNIWEGYGEHSFLQVVVTDGEENASGCSETGQMHVRMGGKRGAAVLDKWLGRIRGAMDALPDHWTSAILVPNSLAKRTAQEYGFPAGNIAIWDADSTQGVEEAIGTVKSAATSFLRGREQGVRGTKNLFAMGQDLSAADVKANLDALDNGKYILIPVDQQSPIREFVTSAGHAYKTGCAFYELSKREKIQGNKQLAVAEKDPATGRMTGRVFSGPAARQLLGLPQAEATVKPGDNPSYTVFVQSTSVNRKLVTGTKLLVLL